A genomic window from Fibrobacterota bacterium includes:
- a CDS encoding isoprenylcysteine carboxylmethyltransferase family protein, whose translation MPERRWRRDLILAWATGLGCLAGLVWWRPEPGMILSFFAFLIGAAVETPNLRESPGRQTDSGIMSIVSLSGFVAGEALARTLAWLPHWVIEFGPGRSLVGLFLLVAAVTLRGQARRELAGAFRYSLRIDDGQFLVTTGIYAHCRHPAYLGAHLFLAAVPMAGGSFVGLAASLLALPATLARIRREETLLEAAYGEAFREWKRRVPSRLMPR comes from the coding sequence GTGCCTGAGCGTCGCTGGCGCCGCGACCTGATCCTTGCCTGGGCGACCGGGCTGGGTTGCCTCGCGGGACTCGTGTGGTGGCGCCCGGAGCCAGGAATGATCCTCTCCTTTTTCGCGTTCCTGATCGGTGCCGCCGTGGAAACCCCCAACTTGCGCGAATCCCCCGGGCGACAGACAGATTCTGGCATCATGTCGATCGTGTCGCTGTCTGGATTCGTCGCCGGCGAGGCCTTGGCCAGAACCTTGGCTTGGCTTCCCCATTGGGTGATCGAGTTCGGCCCCGGCCGATCGCTGGTCGGGTTGTTTTTGCTGGTGGCGGCCGTGACCTTGCGAGGACAGGCCCGGCGCGAACTCGCGGGGGCATTCCGCTATTCCCTGCGCATCGATGACGGACAATTTTTGGTCACAACGGGGATCTACGCGCACTGCCGCCACCCCGCCTACCTGGGCGCCCACCTGTTTTTGGCTGCGGTCCCGATGGCGGGCGGGAGCTTCGTGGGCCTGGCGGCCAGCCTGCTGGCGCTACCCGCCACATTGGCTCGAATTCGACGGGAAGAGACCCTGCTGGAAGCCGCCTACGGGGAGGCGTTCCGGGAATGGAAGAGGCGGGTGCCTTCGCGGCTGATGCCTAGGTAG
- the mfd gene encoding transcription-repair coupling factor, giving the protein MRTVRELLSEPELFPSLRALVPSRPVREVAGLDGSAPSVAIALRHLQRGDQARTLVVATDAREMERLRDDLGALLGDEAILPFPTLELKPYEWRRPFGAALESRLTTLDALRRPGPRLVVATAASFAQKLSEPGAIAREALVLRKGDLADLKELRVELCRLGYREEPLCEEMGTFSVRGGIVDVFGYGMENPARAELWGDEIESIRSFDLFTQRSLDPLPEIEILPLDEGLPGVDALQEGLLGLLEAFPGEDRRFELERQRLEDEGDRTGWAWQRSFFAPLDWTLLDHMGASVELFLTAPLERVLSDLHQDATKAWKAAREVGHFVDKPDKIWFGSTDLAERIGRIPATRFVPFSGDTDAMRIDCRVQERVGTGMAEAASRIKDLARDKIRLTLLSVNQGQASRLAELSEELPIEQIAVGHLSAGFTIPSDHQAWWTDHQIFHRFARRVRRGKSRGTASLPDVESLQKGDFVVHEVHGIGKYLGIERIRAGDQEVDVLVIQYEGKDRLRVPVAEMARLARYGSREGDAPQLHKLGGRTWEVLQEKTKKAVAEMAKELVELYAKRSVATREPFPLDDHFQREFEDSFPWDLTPDQARAVEDAKGDLQGTSPMDRLVCGDVGFGKTEVAVRALFKIAMGRRQAALLAPTTLLASQHAQTLQDRFSEWPIRVELLNRFVSAKDQKRILQDLEDGKVDVIVGTHRILAKDVKFRDLGLLVLDEEQKFGVKQKERLKEMRHDVDVLTLTATPIPRTLHMALAGARDISIISTPPRNRLPVETRVRNYHDESLAEAVKDEVERGGQVFVVLPRIEGLEAVAATIEELVPDARVCIGHGQMGEDELEQVMSAFLSREFDVLVSTTIVESGLDIPSVNTICVLDSHKFGLSQLHQLRGRVGRSDIHAFCNLFVPDLERLPQDAKRRLQALEQFTDLGSGYAIAMRDLEIRGAGNLLGHKQHGFSAAVGFETYCRILKEAVEELQGKEPPKAPLEPRIELDGSAFLPEDYIADSHLRIQLYQRISRAKSLEDLDRMLVELRERFGPVPEPAHMVVRMMQCRLAARSAGISVGGIAKGRMILEFDDAWRPELSLLKERANGLRPRIEWLAATPPLRMVADLTGYPPSKQQEEFLVVLRRLSGEAAPKAS; this is encoded by the coding sequence ATGCGGACCGTCCGTGAGCTCCTTTCGGAGCCGGAACTTTTTCCCTCCCTGCGGGCGCTGGTACCTTCCCGCCCGGTGCGGGAGGTGGCGGGGCTGGACGGCTCGGCCCCGTCCGTGGCGATCGCGCTTCGGCATCTGCAACGCGGCGACCAGGCGCGAACGCTGGTGGTGGCCACCGATGCCCGTGAAATGGAACGGCTCCGCGACGACCTCGGCGCATTGCTGGGCGACGAGGCGATCCTGCCCTTTCCCACCCTGGAGCTGAAGCCCTACGAGTGGCGCCGTCCCTTCGGTGCGGCTCTGGAAAGCCGGCTCACCACGTTGGACGCCTTGCGCAGACCAGGCCCCCGATTGGTGGTGGCCACGGCGGCGTCCTTCGCCCAAAAATTGTCCGAGCCTGGCGCCATCGCCCGCGAAGCCCTGGTGCTGCGCAAAGGGGATCTGGCCGATCTCAAGGAGTTGCGCGTCGAGCTTTGCCGGTTGGGCTATCGCGAAGAACCGCTGTGCGAAGAGATGGGCACCTTCTCCGTGCGCGGAGGGATCGTCGATGTGTTCGGCTACGGGATGGAAAATCCCGCTCGCGCCGAGCTCTGGGGCGACGAGATCGAATCGATCCGTTCCTTTGATCTGTTCACCCAGCGCAGCCTGGATCCACTGCCGGAAATCGAGATCCTTCCGCTGGACGAAGGCTTGCCCGGGGTGGACGCGCTGCAGGAAGGCCTCCTGGGACTTTTGGAAGCCTTCCCGGGAGAGGATCGCCGCTTCGAGCTGGAACGCCAGCGCCTGGAAGACGAAGGCGACCGCACCGGCTGGGCGTGGCAGCGATCGTTTTTCGCGCCTCTGGATTGGACCCTTCTGGACCACATGGGCGCCTCGGTGGAACTTTTCCTCACCGCTCCGTTGGAACGGGTCCTTTCCGACCTCCACCAGGACGCCACCAAAGCCTGGAAGGCCGCCCGCGAAGTCGGGCACTTCGTGGACAAGCCGGACAAGATCTGGTTCGGATCCACCGACCTGGCCGAGCGGATCGGCCGGATTCCAGCCACCCGTTTCGTGCCGTTTTCCGGCGACACGGACGCGATGCGCATCGACTGCCGCGTGCAGGAGCGCGTGGGCACCGGGATGGCCGAGGCCGCCTCGCGCATCAAGGACCTGGCTCGCGACAAAATCCGTCTCACACTCCTTTCCGTGAACCAGGGCCAGGCTTCGCGCCTGGCCGAGCTTTCCGAAGAGCTGCCGATCGAACAGATCGCGGTGGGGCACCTTTCCGCCGGCTTCACGATCCCTTCCGACCACCAGGCCTGGTGGACCGACCACCAGATCTTCCACCGTTTCGCACGGCGCGTGCGCCGGGGAAAATCCCGCGGCACGGCGAGCCTTCCGGACGTGGAGTCGCTCCAAAAGGGCGACTTCGTGGTGCACGAAGTCCACGGCATCGGCAAGTACCTGGGCATCGAGCGTATCCGCGCCGGCGACCAGGAAGTGGACGTGTTGGTCATCCAGTACGAAGGCAAGGATCGCCTGCGCGTGCCGGTGGCGGAAATGGCGCGCCTGGCGCGCTACGGATCGCGCGAAGGCGACGCTCCCCAGCTGCACAAGCTGGGCGGACGCACTTGGGAAGTCCTGCAGGAAAAGACCAAGAAGGCCGTCGCGGAAATGGCCAAGGAGCTCGTGGAACTCTACGCCAAACGTTCGGTGGCCACGCGCGAGCCGTTCCCGTTGGACGACCACTTCCAGCGCGAGTTCGAAGATTCGTTCCCTTGGGACCTCACGCCCGACCAGGCCCGCGCCGTGGAAGACGCCAAGGGTGATCTGCAAGGCACCTCCCCCATGGACCGCTTGGTGTGCGGCGATGTGGGCTTTGGCAAAACGGAAGTCGCCGTGCGCGCCCTGTTCAAGATCGCCATGGGCCGACGCCAAGCCGCCTTGCTTGCCCCCACCACGCTACTGGCTTCCCAGCACGCGCAGACCTTGCAGGACCGTTTTTCCGAATGGCCCATCCGGGTGGAACTGCTCAACCGGTTTGTCTCCGCCAAGGACCAGAAGCGGATCTTGCAGGACCTGGAAGACGGGAAGGTCGATGTGATCGTGGGCACCCATCGGATCCTGGCCAAGGATGTCAAATTCCGCGACCTGGGACTGTTGGTGCTGGATGAAGAACAGAAGTTCGGCGTCAAGCAGAAGGAACGCCTCAAGGAGATGCGCCACGACGTGGACGTTCTCACCCTGACCGCCACGCCCATCCCCCGGACGCTCCACATGGCGCTCGCCGGAGCTCGCGACATCTCCATCATCTCCACCCCCCCGCGCAACCGCTTGCCGGTGGAAACCCGCGTGCGCAACTACCACGACGAATCCCTCGCCGAGGCGGTGAAAGACGAAGTCGAACGCGGCGGCCAGGTGTTCGTCGTGCTGCCGCGCATCGAAGGGCTGGAAGCCGTCGCGGCCACCATCGAGGAACTGGTTCCGGATGCACGCGTGTGCATTGGCCACGGACAGATGGGCGAGGACGAATTGGAACAGGTCATGTCCGCGTTCCTCTCGCGGGAATTCGACGTCTTGGTGTCCACCACCATCGTGGAGTCCGGCCTGGACATCCCTTCCGTGAACACCATCTGCGTGCTGGACTCCCACAAGTTCGGGTTGTCGCAACTCCACCAGCTGCGTGGTCGTGTGGGACGCTCCGACATCCATGCCTTCTGCAATCTTTTCGTGCCGGATCTGGAGCGCCTGCCGCAGGACGCCAAGCGTCGACTGCAGGCCTTGGAGCAATTCACGGATCTGGGTTCGGGCTACGCGATCGCCATGCGTGATCTGGAGATCCGCGGTGCGGGAAATCTGCTGGGCCACAAGCAACACGGGTTTTCCGCGGCGGTGGGTTTCGAAACCTATTGCCGCATCCTCAAAGAGGCAGTGGAAGAACTTCAAGGCAAGGAGCCCCCCAAGGCCCCCTTGGAGCCGCGGATCGAGCTCGATGGATCTGCGTTCTTGCCGGAAGACTACATCGCCGATTCCCACCTTCGCATCCAGCTCTATCAGCGCATTTCGCGCGCCAAATCCTTGGAAGATCTGGACCGCATGCTGGTGGAACTGCGTGAGCGTTTTGGACCGGTGCCCGAACCCGCCCACATGGTGGTGCGCATGATGCAGTGCCGCCTGGCCGCCAGGTCTGCGGGAATTTCCGTGGGCGGCATCGCCAAGGGACGCATGATCCTGGAGTTCGACGACGCTTGGCGGCCTGAACTTTCCCTTTTGAAAGAACGCGCCAACGGATTGCGCCCGCGCATCGAATGGCTCGCGGCCACGCCTCCGTTGCGCATGGTGGCCGATCTGACGGGCTATCCGCCCTCCAAACAGCAGGAAGAGTTTCTGGTCGTGTTGCGCAGACTTTCCGGAGAGGCCGCGCCAAAAGCGTCATAA
- a CDS encoding U32 family peptidase: MPAVNRPELLAPAGDWDCARAAIENGADAIYFGVELFNARMRANNFTLSDLPELMAFLHLRGAKGYLAFNTLVFPSEMALAERTLAQAIEAGVDAAIVQDVGICRLIRSISPDFPIHASTQMTISSPEGAKFARELGCSLAVLARENTLGEMAKIQESLASDPLPLEVFVHGALCVAYSGQCLTSEALGGRSANRGECAQACRMPYEMLRDGTQVDLGDRRYLLSPQDLCGVELLPQLVRLGIHSLKIEGRLKQPSYVASIVRTYREALDKICGIPLDAIASGQLLTPEVRYRVEMAFSRGIHTGWMAGIDNQTLVHGRYPKKRGVYLGRVEKVTGHEVGLKLEAPLRAGDGVVFDAGSPESREEGGRVWEVQPEGERSWLAFGEASVDLRKVHVGDRVWKTSDPTLEKEIKKTWDIQDPAFQRPVSARVTGRAGEPLVLELSDTHGRVARERTDIVLEVARKRALDAEYLRAQIGRLGGTPYELATLDCALEGELMVPVSALNDVRRRAVESLSRLRTKPLRWTISDAIPVQSKIDTSFLPVRPEESASRTSRSAVLSLPKGATGADPSNDPELVVLVRTEAQMEAAASAGVRTLYLELEFPKRYPELIARWRKIAPDAEIWAAPPRIAKAGEEWILRQVEAGDADGILARAWDHLSWFAGRTRLRGDFSLNVANGLTAEWFLERFGLEGLTCSYDLTAQQILDLAASADPSRLELTLHQHMPMFHMEHCVFCAFLSSGKDFRDCGRPCEKHEVRLRDHLGAAHPVKADAGCRNTVFNARAQTGADYFPQFTQAGIRRFRVEFLDEGPDEVHRTLDRYRRLLAGEIDGRGLWKELGALGQLGVTRGTLER; the protein is encoded by the coding sequence TTGCCCGCTGTGAACAGACCAGAACTTCTTGCTCCGGCCGGTGATTGGGACTGCGCCAGGGCGGCGATCGAAAACGGCGCCGACGCGATCTACTTCGGGGTGGAACTGTTCAACGCGCGCATGCGGGCGAACAACTTCACCCTCTCCGACCTCCCCGAACTCATGGCCTTCCTGCATCTTCGGGGCGCCAAAGGGTATCTGGCCTTCAATACGCTGGTGTTCCCTTCCGAGATGGCCCTCGCCGAACGGACCTTGGCGCAGGCGATCGAGGCGGGAGTGGACGCGGCCATCGTGCAGGATGTCGGGATTTGTCGACTCATCCGGTCGATCAGCCCGGACTTCCCCATCCACGCCAGCACCCAGATGACCATTTCCTCCCCCGAAGGCGCGAAGTTCGCCCGGGAGCTGGGCTGCTCCTTGGCGGTGCTCGCCAGGGAAAACACGCTTGGCGAGATGGCCAAGATCCAGGAGTCCCTCGCTTCCGATCCCCTCCCGTTGGAAGTCTTCGTGCACGGCGCGCTGTGCGTGGCCTACTCCGGGCAATGCCTCACCTCCGAAGCCCTGGGCGGGCGTTCCGCCAACCGCGGCGAATGCGCGCAGGCCTGCCGCATGCCCTACGAGATGCTGCGCGACGGAACCCAGGTGGATCTGGGCGATCGCAGGTATCTGCTGTCGCCGCAGGATCTGTGCGGCGTGGAGCTTCTCCCGCAACTGGTGCGTCTGGGGATCCATTCTCTGAAGATCGAGGGTCGGCTGAAGCAGCCTTCGTACGTTGCCTCCATCGTGCGCACCTACCGCGAAGCCCTGGACAAGATCTGCGGCATCCCGTTGGATGCGATCGCCTCCGGACAACTTCTGACGCCCGAGGTCCGCTACCGGGTGGAAATGGCCTTTTCGCGTGGCATCCACACCGGATGGATGGCGGGGATCGACAACCAGACCCTGGTGCACGGACGCTACCCCAAGAAGCGGGGGGTCTACCTGGGACGGGTGGAAAAGGTGACGGGCCACGAAGTGGGGCTGAAGCTGGAAGCTCCGTTGCGCGCCGGCGACGGCGTGGTGTTCGATGCCGGCTCTCCCGAATCGCGCGAGGAAGGTGGCCGGGTCTGGGAAGTCCAGCCGGAAGGCGAGCGCTCGTGGCTGGCCTTCGGCGAGGCTTCGGTGGATCTTCGCAAGGTCCATGTGGGCGATCGCGTCTGGAAGACCTCCGACCCCACGCTGGAAAAGGAGATCAAGAAGACCTGGGACATCCAGGATCCGGCCTTCCAGAGACCCGTTTCCGCGCGCGTCACAGGTCGCGCGGGCGAACCCCTGGTGCTGGAGCTTTCCGACACGCACGGACGAGTCGCGCGCGAACGGACGGATATCGTCTTGGAAGTGGCCCGCAAGAGGGCACTGGATGCGGAGTACCTCCGCGCGCAGATCGGCCGCCTCGGCGGAACGCCTTACGAACTGGCCACTCTCGATTGCGCGCTGGAAGGCGAGCTCATGGTGCCGGTGAGCGCACTGAACGACGTGCGGCGCCGGGCCGTGGAATCGCTTTCCCGTCTTCGTACCAAGCCCTTGCGTTGGACGATATCCGATGCGATCCCGGTTCAGTCAAAAATTGACACTTCTTTCCTCCCCGTTCGTCCTGAGGAGTCCGCTTCGCGGACGTCTCGAAGCGCAGTCCTGAGCTTGCCGAAGGGGGCGACGGGGGCCGATCCTTCCAACGATCCCGAACTCGTGGTTCTGGTGCGGACCGAAGCCCAGATGGAAGCCGCGGCCAGCGCCGGCGTGCGCACCCTCTACTTGGAACTCGAGTTCCCCAAGCGCTATCCCGAGCTGATCGCGCGCTGGCGCAAGATCGCTCCCGATGCCGAGATCTGGGCGGCGCCTCCTCGCATCGCCAAGGCGGGCGAAGAGTGGATCCTGCGCCAGGTGGAAGCCGGCGATGCGGATGGAATCCTGGCGCGCGCCTGGGACCACCTCTCGTGGTTTGCCGGTCGCACGCGCCTGCGCGGCGACTTCTCGCTGAACGTCGCCAACGGTTTGACGGCAGAATGGTTCCTGGAGCGATTCGGCCTTGAGGGCCTGACCTGCTCCTACGACCTCACCGCCCAACAGATTCTGGATCTCGCCGCCAGCGCCGATCCATCGCGTCTGGAACTCACCCTCCACCAGCACATGCCGATGTTCCATATGGAGCATTGCGTGTTCTGCGCCTTCCTTTCCAGTGGCAAGGACTTCCGCGACTGCGGACGCCCGTGCGAGAAACACGAAGTCCGCCTGCGCGACCATCTGGGCGCCGCACATCCCGTGAAAGCGGACGCGGGTTGTCGCAACACGGTGTTCAATGCCCGGGCGCAGACCGGTGCCGACTACTTCCCGCAATTTACCCAAGCAGGGATTCGGCGATTCCGGGTGGAATTCCTGGACGAAGGCCCCGACGAAGTCCACCGGACACTGGACCGGTACCGACGGCTTTTGGCAGGCGAAATCGATGGACGTGGACTCTGGAAGGAATTGGGCGCTCTGGGTCAGCTGGGTGTCACACGCGGGACGCTGGAGAGATAG
- a CDS encoding SUMF1/EgtB/PvdO family nonheme iron enzyme: MAAYLKQPMPPSPIRWFSWSAAALALVGLLLPSSADGAWMKVKTDDEKFKGEDSGKAGRGFFTDGPDGSIDTSEVEWSDPALRPASSANSSSTITLALARRDSGLSKKDRARLQKSTTSRMVDVKAGCFQMGSPEGTGNQSERPQHEVCLDAFRLDQTPVTQEAYLALTGESPWLLCEGPLCTPPSPKHPAWYVTWTEADAYCKALGKRLPTEAEYEYAVRAGSTTIWPWGDTLFLGCKYANIADLSLRKAFRNWVVANCDDASALIAPVGSYKANAWGLQDMTGNVWHWTADWYSSTYYQTSLKDNPKGPASGTGRTMRGGSWMGSPEATRSAFRDGFPPEGRYPGSIGFRCAMEASRDAPKPATKAKSVK; this comes from the coding sequence ATGGCTGCGTATCTTAAACAACCTATGCCTCCCTCGCCCATCCGCTGGTTTTCCTGGAGCGCCGCGGCGCTCGCTTTGGTCGGTCTTCTCCTTCCTTCCTCCGCCGATGGCGCCTGGATGAAAGTCAAGACCGACGACGAGAAGTTCAAAGGTGAAGACTCCGGCAAAGCGGGCCGGGGATTTTTCACCGACGGACCCGACGGCTCCATCGACACTTCGGAAGTGGAGTGGTCGGATCCGGCCTTGCGGCCGGCTTCCTCGGCCAATTCCTCCAGCACCATCACTCTGGCCCTGGCCCGTCGCGATTCCGGCCTTTCCAAGAAGGATCGCGCCCGCCTCCAGAAATCGACCACCTCCCGCATGGTGGACGTGAAGGCGGGATGTTTCCAGATGGGAAGTCCCGAAGGCACAGGCAACCAATCCGAACGCCCCCAACACGAGGTCTGCCTGGACGCCTTCCGCCTGGACCAGACGCCCGTCACCCAGGAGGCCTACCTGGCCCTCACCGGGGAGTCGCCGTGGCTGCTGTGCGAAGGCCCGCTGTGCACCCCACCCTCGCCCAAGCATCCGGCCTGGTACGTCACCTGGACGGAAGCCGACGCCTACTGCAAGGCCTTGGGAAAGCGCCTACCCACCGAGGCCGAGTACGAATACGCCGTCCGAGCCGGGAGCACCACCATCTGGCCGTGGGGCGACACGTTGTTCCTGGGATGCAAATACGCGAACATCGCCGACCTCAGCTTGCGCAAGGCCTTCCGCAACTGGGTGGTGGCCAACTGCGACGACGCATCGGCCCTGATCGCCCCCGTGGGCAGCTACAAGGCCAACGCCTGGGGCCTGCAAGACATGACAGGAAATGTCTGGCATTGGACAGCGGACTGGTATTCGTCCACCTACTACCAGACAAGCCTCAAGGACAACCCGAAAGGTCCCGCCTCCGGAACTGGACGAACCATGCGCGGCGGCAGCTGGATGGGCTCGCCCGAGGCCACCCGCAGCGCTTTCCGCGACGGATTCCCCCCCGAAGGACGCTACCCCGGCTCGATCGGCTTCCGATGCGCCATGGAGGCGTCCAGGGATGCTCCCAAGCCCGCCACGAAGGCAAAATCCGTCAAATAG
- a CDS encoding sigma 54-dependent Fis family transcriptional regulator: MTEIVYPCLRSPDGTHHPLGRRLATLGSDPDCQVRLPDPSVRPQHAFLVFQMGAWRLRKLEAVAALKVDGIDVADEIELHHGAMVQAGRLELLFLEKAQENRPEAPAMDLAPLPVLLAAVADILRETDSVRVLVDMVQASARLLSCDGVRVLHRPVGEGLWRTLASCPAGAPSSRFSSSALARAESAGEAVLLGENDLARLGAGESVQLNGIRSILCAPLSLPDGEEGFLYADRLAAHRPFEESDRGLFEALRKLYSEIAAIAVRHERQRKTIRTLQDDAGRKAGATSILHESAIMSGILKETARVSVSDVPVHIHGETGTGKELLARFVHDSSRRAEKPFIAINCGAIPENLMESELFGHEKGAFTGAGARKEGWIEKAQGGTLFLDELGELPLSLQVKLLRVLQQGELVRVGGSEPIKVDFRLVTATNRNLKEEVAAGRFRADLYYRVAVVPLTLPPLRERSRDAVLLAGHFCRRFCLQYGLDDKSLSRAAEKAIVAHPWPGNVRELENAIQKAVILGESDRIQPRDLGFAQEDDAMDELAESSAATSLYAVRDRAEAEAIRQALEKARGNVSLVSRMLDVDRKVLIRTMERLEILPESFK, encoded by the coding sequence GTGACGGAAATCGTCTATCCTTGCCTTCGTTCTCCCGATGGAACCCACCACCCGCTGGGGCGGAGATTGGCCACCCTCGGGTCCGACCCGGATTGCCAGGTGCGATTGCCGGACCCGTCCGTCCGACCGCAACACGCGTTTCTGGTCTTCCAGATGGGCGCATGGAGACTGCGCAAGCTGGAGGCCGTCGCGGCTCTCAAGGTGGACGGAATCGACGTCGCCGACGAGATCGAACTGCACCACGGCGCCATGGTCCAGGCGGGCAGGCTGGAGCTTCTGTTCCTGGAAAAGGCGCAGGAGAACCGTCCCGAAGCGCCGGCGATGGATCTCGCTCCGCTGCCTGTTTTGTTGGCCGCGGTGGCGGACATCCTCCGCGAGACGGATTCCGTCCGAGTGTTGGTGGACATGGTCCAGGCTTCGGCGCGGCTTCTTTCCTGCGATGGCGTTCGCGTGTTGCACCGTCCCGTCGGGGAAGGCCTTTGGCGAACCCTCGCCTCCTGCCCGGCGGGTGCGCCCTCGTCGCGATTTTCCAGTTCCGCCCTGGCCCGGGCGGAAAGCGCCGGGGAAGCGGTGTTGCTGGGCGAAAACGACTTGGCGAGGCTGGGGGCAGGCGAGAGCGTCCAGCTCAACGGGATCCGCTCCATCCTCTGTGCGCCTTTGTCCTTGCCCGATGGCGAGGAGGGCTTCCTGTACGCGGATCGGCTGGCGGCCCATCGGCCGTTCGAGGAATCGGATCGCGGCCTGTTCGAGGCCTTGCGCAAGCTGTATTCGGAGATCGCCGCCATCGCGGTGCGCCACGAACGGCAACGCAAGACCATCCGCACCCTCCAGGACGACGCCGGACGCAAGGCGGGAGCCACCTCCATCCTCCACGAGAGCGCGATCATGTCGGGGATCCTCAAGGAGACGGCGAGGGTGTCCGTGTCGGATGTGCCCGTGCACATCCATGGCGAGACAGGAACCGGCAAGGAGCTTCTCGCGCGGTTCGTCCACGATTCCAGCCGTCGGGCGGAAAAGCCGTTCATCGCCATCAACTGCGGGGCGATCCCGGAAAACCTGATGGAAAGCGAACTGTTCGGCCACGAAAAGGGCGCGTTCACCGGAGCGGGAGCGCGCAAGGAAGGCTGGATCGAGAAGGCCCAGGGCGGCACCCTGTTCCTGGACGAGTTGGGCGAACTGCCATTGTCCTTGCAAGTGAAACTGCTGCGAGTTCTCCAGCAAGGGGAGCTGGTCCGCGTGGGCGGATCGGAACCGATCAAGGTCGATTTCCGTCTGGTGACGGCCACCAACCGCAATCTCAAGGAAGAAGTCGCCGCCGGGCGGTTCCGGGCGGATCTCTATTACCGGGTGGCGGTGGTCCCGTTGACCCTTCCGCCGTTGAGGGAGCGCTCGCGCGACGCGGTGCTCTTGGCCGGGCACTTCTGCCGGCGCTTCTGCCTGCAGTATGGCCTGGACGACAAGTCCCTGTCCCGCGCGGCGGAAAAGGCCATCGTCGCGCACCCCTGGCCGGGCAACGTGCGCGAGTTGGAAAACGCCATCCAGAAGGCCGTGATCCTGGGTGAATCCGATCGCATCCAGCCCCGGGATCTGGGCTTCGCCCAGGAAGACGACGCCATGGACGAATTGGCGGAGTCGTCGGCCGCCACCTCCCTCTACGCCGTCCGCGACCGGGCGGAAGCGGAAGCCATCCGACAAGCCTTGGAGAAGGCGCGAGGCAATGTGAGTCTGGTGTCGCGGATGCTCGACGTGGATCGGAAGGTCCTGATCCGCACCATGGAGCGCCTGGAGATCCTTCCCGAATCCTTCAAGTGA
- a CDS encoding serine/threonine protein kinase — MNKLPPGYVRAVPIGAGSFGEVWRARETATGRLVALKRVADIFRQRAEAEVLALGLRSLPHLHGALSHRGGSWIVMEYVHGVSLREAMALGLSRSEMAVLASWLAGALSELHRAGRSHGDLKPENVLVDVREGVRLVDLEFSGAGRARQGGTAGYCAPETGNRAADPLRADLWSLGVILHEILCGARPGAEDLSGAWPRLRTAAPDWVALVDTLVRSDPARRPPSAAEACQDLPEIDAAADPRPLVREAADQKLAALLSAQADRLVRGSRGAEAMPLLQEALDLDPDQTQALEILPKVRIERTPRRWILVAVLLLLCALVTGVWRWREAPSRTPVLTGMGAGKERIRTPRSNPVISDLPLRERSQK; from the coding sequence GTGAACAAGCTGCCTCCAGGATATGTGCGCGCGGTCCCGATCGGCGCGGGATCCTTCGGGGAGGTTTGGCGCGCTCGGGAAACCGCCACGGGGCGTCTTGTCGCCCTCAAGCGCGTGGCGGACATTTTTCGTCAACGTGCGGAAGCGGAAGTCCTCGCCTTGGGATTGCGCAGCCTGCCCCATCTGCATGGGGCCCTCTCCCACCGGGGGGGATCCTGGATCGTCATGGAATACGTGCATGGCGTGTCCTTGCGCGAGGCGATGGCCCTGGGCCTTTCCCGCTCGGAAATGGCCGTGTTGGCCTCATGGCTTGCCGGAGCGCTTTCGGAATTGCATCGGGCCGGACGCTCCCATGGGGATTTGAAGCCGGAAAACGTCCTGGTCGATGTCCGTGAAGGGGTGAGGTTGGTCGACCTCGAGTTCTCCGGTGCGGGACGCGCGCGCCAAGGAGGCACGGCGGGCTATTGCGCACCCGAGACGGGCAATCGCGCTGCGGACCCATTGCGGGCGGATCTGTGGAGCCTGGGGGTGATTCTCCACGAGATCCTTTGCGGCGCCCGCCCCGGCGCCGAAGACTTGTCCGGTGCATGGCCTCGCCTTCGCACAGCCGCCCCGGATTGGGTCGCTCTGGTGGATACCCTGGTGCGCTCCGATCCCGCGCGCCGTCCGCCCTCCGCAGCCGAGGCTTGTCAGGATCTTCCAGAAATTGACGCCGCCGCCGACCCCCGCCCCCTGGTGCGCGAAGCCGCCGACCAAAAACTCGCCGCGTTGTTGTCCGCCCAGGCGGATCGTCTGGTGCGAGGCTCGCGCGGCGCGGAGGCGATGCCCCTGCTCCAGGAAGCGTTGGACCTGGACCCCGACCAGACCCAGGCCTTGGAAATCCTGCCGAAGGTGCGCATCGAGCGCACGCCGCGCCGCTGGATCCTGGTGGCGGTGCTGCTTCTTCTGTGCGCCTTGGTGACCGGGGTCTGGCGTTGGCGCGAAGCGCCTTCGCGGACTCCCGTGCTGACGGGGATGGGCGCGGGCAAGGAGCGGATCCGCACACCGCGATCGAATCCCGTCATCTCCGACCTCCCGTTGCGCGAAAGGAGCCAGAAGTGA